In Afipia sp. GAS231, a single window of DNA contains:
- a CDS encoding nitrous oxide reductase family maturation protein NosD, translating to MHALLRILPAAIFAAGVPGSAVAETFKAAPEQALQAVLDGAQDGDVIELAPGDYKGAIRIDRRVVLSGRPGAVLDGGGVGNVVTVTVPDVTVRGVTIRGSGHDLQTMDSGVFLEKTAERALVENNRFEGNLFGIYVHGATGSRVLRNVVDGVQGGRLNEAGNGVSLWNAPDVTIAENTFRYGRDGIFTISSRKDRFIDNRFEQVRFAVHYMYTNDSEVSGNVSVGNHVGYAIMYSNRLVIRNNISDRDRDYGMLFNYANYAEIDGNWVAGGSLDNIASSRDEGPDDEHSMVPETKPAQGLRSGPEKCVFIYNTNHNKFRNNWFERCGIGVHFTAGSEGNEITGNAFVGNRNQVKYVGTRDLDWSKDGRGNYWSDNPAFDLNGDGIADTAYRPNDLVDRVLWTAPAAKVLINSPAVQVLRWAQAQFPALYPGGVVDTHPLIAPPPKPSASRSLR from the coding sequence GTGCACGCCCTTTTGCGCATCCTCCCGGCGGCGATCTTCGCCGCCGGAGTCCCGGGCTCCGCGGTTGCGGAGACGTTCAAGGCTGCGCCGGAGCAGGCGCTACAGGCTGTGCTGGACGGGGCGCAGGATGGCGATGTCATCGAACTTGCGCCGGGCGATTACAAAGGCGCGATCAGGATCGACCGGCGCGTCGTATTGAGCGGACGGCCGGGTGCGGTGCTCGACGGCGGCGGTGTCGGCAATGTCGTCACCGTGACGGTACCGGACGTCACCGTCCGCGGCGTGACCATCCGGGGATCGGGCCACGATCTGCAGACCATGGATTCCGGCGTATTTCTCGAGAAGACCGCGGAACGGGCGCTGGTCGAAAATAATCGTTTCGAAGGCAACCTGTTCGGCATCTATGTCCACGGCGCGACAGGATCGCGCGTGCTGCGCAACGTCGTCGACGGCGTGCAGGGCGGACGCCTCAACGAGGCCGGCAACGGCGTGTCGCTGTGGAATGCGCCCGATGTCACGATCGCCGAGAACACCTTCCGCTACGGGCGCGACGGCATCTTCACGATTTCCAGCCGCAAGGACCGTTTCATCGACAATCGCTTCGAGCAGGTAAGGTTCGCGGTGCATTACATGTACACCAACGACAGCGAAGTAAGCGGCAATGTGTCGGTCGGCAATCACGTCGGCTACGCCATCATGTATTCGAACCGGTTGGTCATCCGCAACAACATCTCGGATCGCGACCGCGATTACGGCATGCTGTTCAACTATGCCAATTACGCTGAGATCGACGGCAATTGGGTGGCCGGCGGCTCGCTCGATAATATCGCAAGCAGCCGGGACGAAGGTCCAGATGATGAGCACAGCATGGTGCCGGAGACAAAGCCCGCACAGGGCCTCCGCAGCGGACCGGAAAAATGCGTCTTCATCTACAACACCAACCATAACAAGTTCCGCAACAACTGGTTCGAACGCTGCGGTATCGGCGTGCATTTCACCGCTGGCTCCGAGGGCAACGAGATCACCGGCAACGCTTTTGTCGGCAACCGAAACCAGGTGAAATATGTCGGCACCCGCGACCTCGACTGGTCGAAGGACGGCCGCGGCAATTACTGGAGCGATAATCCCGCATTCGATCTCAATGGCGACGGCATTGCCGACACCGCCTACCGCCCCAACGATCTGGTCGACCGCGTGTTGTGGACCGCGCCGGCGGCGAAGGTGCTGATCAACAGTCCAGCGGTGCAGGTGTTGCGCTGGGCGCAGGCGCAGTTTCCGGCACTCTATCCCGGTGGCGTCGTCGATACGCACCCCCTAATCGCACCGCCGCCGAAACCATCAGCCAGTCGGAGCCTGAGATGA
- a CDS encoding ABC transporter ATP-binding protein produces the protein MNVTVAVNGVEKSFGVVKALRNVSFDLVPGRLSALVGHNGAGKTTLIKLMLGLIHADRGAVRVLDENPAAGEFSARRLLGYLPENVAFNAALTGRETLAFYARLKRIKPASAWPLLDRVGLMDAADRRVGTYSKGMRQRLGLAQALLGRPRVLLLDEPTTGLDPALRQTFYEILGELRDDGATVLISSHALNELEDRAEHVLIMNRGLLVAQGTLAQLRSISQLPIRVSLDLAPGGNGAPPAWMTGESVVTPQGRVMLVADEARKMDLLRVAAGDPCVRNIEIAAPTLDDLYAHFLRENAA, from the coding sequence ATGAATGTTACCGTCGCCGTGAATGGCGTGGAAAAGAGCTTCGGCGTGGTCAAGGCGCTGCGCAACGTCTCGTTCGACCTCGTTCCGGGACGGCTCAGTGCTCTGGTCGGCCACAACGGCGCCGGCAAGACCACGCTGATCAAATTGATGCTCGGTCTCATTCACGCCGACCGCGGCGCGGTCCGCGTTTTGGACGAGAATCCGGCGGCCGGCGAATTCTCGGCGCGCCGGCTGCTCGGTTATCTGCCGGAGAACGTAGCGTTCAACGCTGCTCTGACCGGACGAGAAACGCTGGCATTCTACGCACGGCTGAAGCGGATCAAGCCCGCCTCGGCATGGCCGCTGCTCGACCGCGTCGGCCTGATGGATGCCGCCGATCGCAGGGTCGGAACCTATTCCAAGGGGATGCGGCAACGTCTGGGACTGGCCCAGGCCCTGCTGGGGCGGCCGCGGGTGTTGCTGCTGGACGAACCTACAACCGGACTCGATCCCGCGCTGCGCCAGACCTTCTACGAAATCCTGGGCGAATTGCGGGACGACGGCGCCACGGTCCTGATCTCATCGCACGCGCTCAACGAGCTCGAGGATCGCGCCGAGCATGTCCTGATCATGAACCGCGGGCTTCTGGTCGCGCAGGGCACGCTGGCGCAACTGCGCTCGATCTCGCAACTGCCGATCCGGGTCTCGCTGGACCTCGCGCCCGGCGGCAATGGCGCGCCGCCGGCGTGGATGACCGGCGAGTCCGTCGTGACCCCGCAAGGCCGCGTGATGCTGGTGGCCGATGAGGCCCGCAAGATGGATTTGCTTCGCGTTGCGGCCGGCGATCCCTGCGTCCGCAATATCGAGATTGCGGCGCCGACGCTTGACGATCTCTATGCCCATTTTCTCCGGGAGAATGCCGCGTGA